A stretch of DNA from Streptomyces venezuelae:
CCCCGGTGCCCGGTCGCTCCCTCGACCTGCCGGGGGCGGTACTGGCCACCGCCGGGATCACCCTGGCCGGCGCCGGGCTGGTCCTCACCGAGGCCCACTCCTGGGGTTCGGCTCCGGTACTCGTACCGCTGGTGGCGGGTCTGGCCCTGCTGGCCGCGTTCCCGGCGGCCGAGCGCCGCCGGGCCGATCCGCTGCTGCCGCCGGGGTTCCTCGCGGACCGCTGGCGCCGGCTGGGGCTCGCCGCCATCGCCCTCTCCGCAGCGGGCACCGCGACCGTCTTCATCCTGCTGTCCCTCGCGCTCCAACAGCAGCGCGGGTACTCGGCCCTGCTCACCTCGGCCGCCTTCGTGCCGTTCGCGACCGCGCTGATCGGCGCCGGGCGCGCCGCACCGCCGCTGATCGGCCGGTACGGCCCCGAGCGGGTCACCGGAGCCGGGTTCGGCTGCGGGGCGATCGGGCTCGCCCTGCTCGCCGCCACCGGTTCCGAGCCGGACCTGGCGTATGCGTACGCCCTGCTGCCGGGGCTCCTGCTGCTGCCCGCCGGCGTCGCCCTCTCCTTCGCGGGGGCGGCGGTGCTGGCCACATCGGGGGTGCCGGGCCGGCAGGCGGGGCTGGCCGGCGGGGTGCTCAACACCGCCATGGAGGCGGGCGCGACGGTGCTCTTCGCCGTCCTGCTCACGCTCGGCGGCGACGCGGCGTCGCTGGCCGCGGCGTCCACGGCCTTCGCCGTGCTGGCCGCGGTCACCCTGGCCCCCCGCACCACCTGACCTCACCCGCCCATCCCATCCGTTCATCCATCCCACGTTCAAGGAGTCATCCCATGTCCCACGCCCTCTCCCCCGCTCCGCGCTTCGCCGGCAAGACGGCCCTGGTCACCGGTGCCGGCTCCGGACTCGGCCGGGCCATCGCCCTCGCCTTCGCCGCGGAAGGGGCGAACGTGGTGGTCGCGGGCCGCCGCCCCGCCCCGCTCGACGAAACCGTCGCCCTGATCGGCCGGTCGGGCGGCACGGCCGCAGCCATCGCCGCCGATGTCTCCCACCCCGAGCAGGTACGGGATCTCGTCCGCGGGACGGTCGAGCGGTTCGGCGGACTCGACATCGCCGTGAACAACGCGGGGGTGTTCCGCGGCGGAGCGCCCGTCGCCGAACTTCCCTTGGCGGACTGGCAGTCCCTGCTCGACATCAATGTCACCGGGGTCCTGCTCGCCCTGCAGGCCGAGGTGGCCCATATGCGGGCCAACGGCGGCGGCGCCATTGTCAACATCTCCTCCAACCTGGGCGCGCACCGCCGGATACCCGGTGTGGCCGGATACGCGGCGTCCAAGGCGGCCGTCAGCGCGCTCACCCGCGCCGCGGCGCTGGACCACATCGCGGACGGCGTCCGCATCAACGCGGTCAGCCCCGGCGCATCGGAGTCCTCGATGTCGCTGCTGCCCGGGGAGACCGAGGCGGACCGGGCCGTGCGGATGAAGCAGGACTCCCCGCTGGGCCGCATCTCCTCGGCCTCGGAGGTCGCGGCGGCGGTGCTCTACCTGGCATCGGACGCGGCGGCCTCGGTCGTCGGCACGGACCTGGTCATCGAC
This window harbors:
- a CDS encoding MFS transporter, whose product is MNRGHTTATAVATARQGTGQPTELASGSGSGSGIAFALLGSVQVVLIFTLAAVAVPLPRIGTELGVSRAGLILLTSAYGLTFAGLLLFGGRLADRYGGRPVLAAGLAVFGIASVLAALAPGFEALLAARLLQGAGAAAVAPAGMAVLRVLFPEPEAYGRAMATWGGLSVLGATAGNLGSGVISAVLSWRWAFAVPVLVAAVALALVRRLLPATPPVPGRSLDLPGAVLATAGITLAGAGLVLTEAHSWGSAPVLVPLVAGLALLAAFPAAERRRADPLLPPGFLADRWRRLGLAAIALSAAGTATVFILLSLALQQQRGYSALLTSAAFVPFATALIGAGRAAPPLIGRYGPERVTGAGFGCGAIGLALLAATGSEPDLAYAYALLPGLLLLPAGVALSFAGAAVLATSGVPGRQAGLAGGVLNTAMEAGATVLFAVLLTLGGDAASLAAASTAFAVLAAVTLAPRTT
- a CDS encoding SDR family NAD(P)-dependent oxidoreductase; amino-acid sequence: MSHALSPAPRFAGKTALVTGAGSGLGRAIALAFAAEGANVVVAGRRPAPLDETVALIGRSGGTAAAIAADVSHPEQVRDLVRGTVERFGGLDIAVNNAGVFRGGAPVAELPLADWQSLLDINVTGVLLALQAEVAHMRANGGGAIVNISSNLGAHRRIPGVAGYAASKAAVSALTRAAALDHIADGVRINAVSPGASESSMSLLPGETEADRAVRMKQDSPLGRISSASEVAAAVLYLASDAAASVVGTDLVIDGGSSA